Proteins encoded in a region of the Natator depressus isolate rNatDep1 chromosome 25, rNatDep2.hap1, whole genome shotgun sequence genome:
- the TMEM221 gene encoding transmembrane protein 221, which produces MPSAYTQRSLAVLLLFGTLAALMAVLASILLFQLQAGRAQAGSPSAVSERVAGVLRPVSAVLAALCLMLNLSCLLLCLLQSYFSAEVGRGDPEPDRADWFLLDSRMIRHLAIGLFCCGVSVYLAALSIYMLLLFEIETGITSACILSSGIIVLLITVTHALVRASQASRRSQSELCRTLYENDSARRSDTPASDLNNSKNMAAARPRPEIHREFSYPPYIEQKPHLASPARGSFTLPGSHRPLAEKDCCNLPRTHRTLSAEPGLLQVQGKPWNSVTQEMRNILSRKPGASGKDSTLV; this is translated from the exons ATGCCCTCCGCCTACACCCAGCGCTCCCTGGCCGTGCTCCTGCTCTTCGGCACCCTGGCAGCCCTCATGGCTGTGCTCGCCTCCATCCTCCTCTTCCAGCTCCAGGCGGGCCGGGCCCAGGCCGGCTCCCCCAGCGCCGTCTCGGAGCGGGTGGCGGGGGTGCTGCGGCCGGTGTCGGCGGTGCTGGCCGCCCTGTGCCTGATGCTCAACCTCAGCtgcctcctgctctgcctcctgcaAAGTTACTTCAGCGCCGAGGTGGGCCGGGGAGACCCGGAGCCGGACAG AGCTGACTGGTTCCTGTTGGACAGCCGGATGATTCGGCACCTTGCCATTGGCTTGTTCTGCTGCGGTGTTTCCGTCTATTTAGCAG ctctctccatctacatgctgctgctgtttgaaatCGAGACCGGCATAACCAGCGCCTGCATCCTGTCCTCCGGGATCATTGTCCTGCTGATCACGGTGACGCACGCCCTCGTCAGGGCCTCCCAAGCCTCACGGCGCAGCCAGTCTGAGCTCTGCCGCACCCTCTACGAAAACGACTCTGCCCGGCGCAGTGACACCCCGGCCAGTGACCTCAACAACAGCAAGAACATGGCTGCAGCCCGCCCGCGGCCAGAGATCCACCGAGAGTTCTCCTACCCACCATACATAGAGCAGAAGCCCCACCTTGCCTCACCAGCCAGAGGCAGCTTCACCTTGCCAGGAAGCCATAGGCCCCTGGCTGAGAAAGATTGCTGCAACCTTCCCCGGACACACAGGACGCTGTCGGCAGAGCCAGGCCTGCTGCAGGTGCAGGGCAAGCCCTGGAACAGCGTCACCCAGGAGATGAGGAATATTTTGTCGCGGAAGCCAGGAGCCTCCGGGAAGGATTCAACTTTGGTGTGA
- the BORCS8 gene encoding BLOC-1-related complex subunit 8 isoform X2, with amino-acid sequence MEETEMQLKVKKVTDKFTESMYILANEPSVALYRLQEHVRRSLPELAQHKADMQSWEEQSQGAIYTVEYACSAIKNMMDSSVYFESIDRLLKHAITVKDQLNSAQGRSAAALQAPNPPASS; translated from the exons TTACAGACAAATTCACGGAGAGCATGTACATCCTGGCCAACGAGCCGTCTGTGGCACTGTACCGGCTGCAGGAGCATGTCAGGCGCTCACTTCCGGAGCTCGCCCAGCACAAG GCTGAcatgcagagctgggaggagcagAGTCAAGGAGCCATCTATACTGTGGAGTATGCCTGCAG CGCCATAAAGAACATGATGGACAGCAGCGTGTATTTCGAGAGCATCGACAGGCTGCTCAAGCATGCCATCACTGTGAAGGATCAGCTGAATTCTGCTCAGGGCCGCAG CGCCGCTGCCCTGCAAGCCCCGAATCCGCCAGCCAGTTCCTGA
- the BORCS8 gene encoding BLOC-1-related complex subunit 8 isoform X1, giving the protein MEETEMQLKVKKVTDKFTESMYILANEPSVALYRLQEHVRRSLPELAQHKADMQSWEEQSQGAIYTVEYACSAIKNMMDSSVYFESIDRLLKHAITVKDQLNSAQGRSAGWPGCQERRLSTRLVFGDMQG; this is encoded by the exons TTACAGACAAATTCACGGAGAGCATGTACATCCTGGCCAACGAGCCGTCTGTGGCACTGTACCGGCTGCAGGAGCATGTCAGGCGCTCACTTCCGGAGCTCGCCCAGCACAAG GCTGAcatgcagagctgggaggagcagAGTCAAGGAGCCATCTATACTGTGGAGTATGCCTGCAG CGCCATAAAGAACATGATGGACAGCAGCGTGTATTTCGAGAGCATCGACAGGCTGCTCAAGCATGCCATCACTGTGAAGGATCAGCTGAATTCTGCTCAGGGCCGCAG CGCTGGATGGCCTGGGTGCCAAGAGAGGAGGCTGTCCACACGCCTTGTCTTTGGGGACATGCAGGGATGA